A genome region from Schlesneria paludicola DSM 18645 includes the following:
- a CDS encoding GNAT family N-acetyltransferase: protein MIPSDLLIRPISESDSLEQLTELLHRAYSRLAAMGLQYLASRQTVDITREKVARGECFVMLVSEKVVGTILLIPPTTVVPYCDWYNRPDVAMGCQFAVEPALQGLGFGSRLLERIEERARTLGASELTVDTAEQAIHLVEFCTLRGYRPVGFEHWNHTNYRSVLLSKRLSADPV from the coding sequence ATGATTCCGTCGGATTTGTTGATTCGACCCATTTCGGAATCCGATTCCCTCGAGCAACTAACGGAACTCTTGCATCGTGCCTATTCGCGGTTGGCTGCAATGGGCCTGCAATACCTTGCATCGCGACAAACGGTGGACATCACTCGCGAAAAGGTCGCACGCGGCGAATGTTTTGTGATGCTTGTGAGTGAGAAAGTGGTCGGCACGATCCTCTTGATTCCGCCCACGACGGTGGTCCCCTACTGTGATTGGTACAACCGTCCCGATGTTGCAATGGGCTGCCAATTTGCTGTTGAGCCTGCGCTGCAGGGGTTGGGGTTCGGAAGTCGCCTGCTGGAACGAATTGAGGAACGGGCCAGGACGCTCGGCGCATCTGAGCTCACCGTCGATACCGCGGAACAGGCGATCCATCTCGTCGAATTCTGCACACTGCGCGGCTATCGTCCGGTTGGCTTTGAACACTGGAATCACACGAATTACCGAAGCGTTTTGTTAAGCAAGCGATTGAGCGCTGATCCCGTTTAA
- a CDS encoding PQQ-binding-like beta-propeller repeat protein has translation MRYTALALVTLSWGLAFADDENWNQFRGPRGDGTSNATGLPITFGEGSPEIVWKVPLPGRAWSSPVIWGKQIWMTNAPEIQNTTPEKPKLDAPIVFSAVCLDLDTGKTIHDLKLFETDSPQFTHATNSYGSPTPYLEEGRAYIHFGAYGTACLDTKTGKTIWERRDLKCDHFRGPGSSPVIYGGLLYLTFDGFDFQYITALDKLTGKDVWRTDRNIDYGTTDGDAKKAYSTPILIESEGRELLISPFAKATIAYNPKTGEPIWTAFHGGMNAACRPLFGNGLLYVTTADGPNLLVAISPKGQGTTTENIVWKTNKAPPKRPSPILLGDLLFMMNDGGIATCIDAKTGKEIWTKRYGGDYWASPLYADGLIYCFSQSGTIPVFKAGREFEEVAENHLDSGFVASPAVAGRSLVLRSKTHVYRIERSPSAK, from the coding sequence ATGCGATATACCGCGCTGGCATTGGTGACTTTGTCGTGGGGTCTGGCATTTGCTGACGACGAAAACTGGAATCAGTTCCGTGGCCCGCGGGGCGACGGAACGTCGAACGCGACCGGTTTGCCGATTACGTTCGGCGAAGGCTCGCCAGAGATTGTCTGGAAGGTGCCGCTGCCTGGCCGGGCCTGGTCCAGTCCCGTGATCTGGGGCAAGCAAATCTGGATGACGAACGCACCCGAGATTCAGAACACGACGCCTGAAAAACCGAAGCTCGACGCGCCCATCGTCTTTTCCGCAGTGTGCCTGGATCTCGACACCGGCAAGACAATCCATGATCTCAAACTGTTCGAGACGGATAGTCCTCAATTCACACATGCGACGAACAGCTATGGATCGCCCACCCCTTACTTGGAAGAGGGGCGTGCCTATATTCATTTTGGGGCTTACGGTACCGCGTGTCTGGATACGAAGACCGGCAAAACAATTTGGGAACGCCGCGATTTGAAATGTGATCACTTTCGTGGACCGGGGTCGTCACCTGTCATCTACGGCGGGCTGCTCTATCTGACGTTCGATGGGTTTGATTTTCAGTACATCACCGCGCTCGACAAGCTGACGGGAAAAGATGTCTGGCGCACTGATCGGAACATCGACTATGGCACGACCGACGGTGACGCGAAGAAAGCGTATTCGACTCCGATTCTGATCGAGTCGGAAGGGCGCGAACTGCTCATCAGTCCGTTTGCCAAAGCGACGATCGCATACAATCCGAAAACCGGGGAACCAATTTGGACCGCCTTTCATGGCGGCATGAATGCGGCGTGCCGCCCCTTGTTTGGCAATGGATTGCTGTACGTGACGACGGCGGATGGTCCCAATCTTCTGGTGGCCATTTCACCGAAAGGGCAGGGGACCACGACGGAAAATATCGTCTGGAAGACGAATAAGGCGCCTCCGAAGCGTCCTTCGCCGATACTGCTGGGTGATCTTCTGTTCATGATGAACGATGGCGGAATTGCGACTTGCATTGATGCCAAAACGGGTAAAGAAATTTGGACCAAACGCTACGGCGGGGACTATTGGGCGTCGCCCTTGTATGCCGATGGTTTGATTTACTGTTTTTCTCAATCAGGGACGATTCCCGTGTTCAAAGCCGGGCGAGAATTCGAAGAAGTCGCCGAGAATCATCTGGATTCGGGCTTTGTCGCCTCGCCGGCGGTGGCGGGGCGTTCTCTGGTCTTGCGCTCAAAGACACACGTATACCGCATCGAACGGAGCCCTTCCGCAAAATGA
- a CDS encoding PSD1 and planctomycete cytochrome C domain-containing protein, with product MERFFRRSIQWLICLGLVACSSAKCAEPAAPAPTTTEFDASSLEFFEKEVRPILTARCLECHSSAGGGPKGGLQLDSRDGFLKGGDTGPAVSLTDPATSLFLSAINYGDLYQMPPKSRLPASEITTLTKWIEQGLPWPKESASSTSQVKPFDLAARAAEHWCWQPIQDAPPPSVKQHDWPKSTADQFILAKLEQSGLIPAPPAEKATLLRRVYFDLIGLPPSPTELDDFLNDNSPQAFERVVNRLLDSPHFGERWGRHWLDLARYAETRGHEFEPVIPNAWQYRDYVIRALNADVPYDRFLKEQVAGDLIEPRWRDSSHATATPINESLLGTAFWLLGEEVHSPVDIRKDETDRMDNRLDVLSKTFLGLTVACARCHDHKFDAISQRDYYALAGFAISSGYRLTRVDTAEQHRRVAVELDQTRQAARDQVAKSIFDRTHGVIEDGLNLYLTSAKQLIEQNSDPGAAIAENDPRLAAMATKHDLNKTLLGRWCTELELAGKETQHPLFSFMNPPSATPPEPPASTTEDATPAAGQEAQVPGLIVDFSDTETFLPIQDGVSFGLRPTSRGDLQVVPSADGTQLSVSTIGGWRRDPFWNKISLSQGTEVDIGTIGAWAPYGRMVRSPEFLLTKNKIWYLVRGSVRAYAAVNSHLIVMGPLHGSLLREFKHSDHDWHWVSHGLELYQGHRLHVEFSPGDDGPCTVAMIVQSETEPSLPKAGWSGLTAALQNVPNDQRASIIQRAFQQVAQRLTSKPSGATSSARAAQEQVELADWFVRHLHLFSPDDQSIRVDLADQESRLSKQVRWDSSLAPSILDGNGIDEHLLVRGNSITPRETIPRRFLEACGAGAKTGSDVATQVAQTPAEPLTGSGRVGLAEDMLGSPLAARVAVNRIWHHLFGRGIVPSVDNFGVLGLPPSHPELLDHLATRFVREGWSTKSMIRSLVLSRTYQMSSHPTPADAPDPNNELWHRMPIKRLQGEIIRDSLLAVSGQLDPKLFGPSVPIHLTDFMQGRGRPGASGPLNGDRRRSIYISVRRNFLSPMMLAFDTPSPFSTVGRRTVSNVPAQALILMNDPFVVEQAHAWAMSALVDANATDTQRIHQLYLTAFARKPSAVEVSDAIGFVNAQGVKTVESQREAWSHLCHVLFNVKEFVFIE from the coding sequence ATGGAACGATTTTTCCGACGATCGATTCAGTGGCTGATCTGCCTGGGGCTCGTGGCCTGCTCTTCGGCGAAGTGTGCAGAGCCTGCCGCACCAGCGCCCACCACAACCGAGTTCGACGCATCGTCACTGGAGTTCTTCGAAAAGGAAGTTCGTCCAATCTTGACCGCACGATGTCTTGAGTGCCATTCCTCTGCAGGCGGTGGCCCGAAAGGTGGATTGCAACTGGATTCGCGCGACGGATTTCTGAAAGGGGGTGACACGGGTCCGGCGGTCTCGCTGACCGACCCCGCCACCAGCCTGTTCCTGTCTGCCATCAACTATGGCGACCTGTATCAAATGCCGCCAAAGTCGAGGCTGCCCGCCAGTGAGATCACCACCTTAACCAAATGGATTGAACAGGGACTGCCGTGGCCCAAGGAATCCGCATCCTCAACCAGCCAGGTCAAACCATTTGATCTGGCCGCCCGCGCCGCCGAGCACTGGTGCTGGCAACCAATTCAAGACGCACCACCGCCGTCGGTCAAACAACACGACTGGCCGAAGTCGACAGCCGACCAGTTCATTCTGGCAAAACTGGAACAGAGCGGACTGATACCCGCCCCTCCCGCCGAGAAGGCGACCTTGCTGCGTCGCGTCTACTTCGATCTGATCGGCCTGCCCCCTTCACCGACAGAGCTGGACGATTTCTTGAACGACAACTCGCCCCAGGCATTTGAGCGTGTCGTGAATCGCCTGCTGGATTCCCCGCATTTCGGCGAACGTTGGGGACGCCACTGGCTCGATCTGGCCCGCTACGCCGAAACGCGCGGTCACGAGTTTGAACCGGTCATCCCGAACGCCTGGCAGTACCGGGATTACGTCATTCGAGCACTGAATGCGGATGTTCCCTATGATCGCTTCCTTAAGGAACAAGTCGCCGGCGACTTGATCGAACCGCGATGGCGCGATTCATCCCACGCCACTGCGACTCCGATCAATGAATCTCTGCTGGGCACCGCGTTCTGGTTGCTGGGTGAAGAAGTCCACTCACCGGTCGACATTCGCAAAGATGAAACCGACCGGATGGACAACCGACTCGACGTGCTCTCCAAGACGTTTCTGGGATTGACGGTCGCCTGCGCGCGTTGCCACGACCATAAGTTTGACGCCATCTCGCAGCGCGACTACTACGCACTTGCCGGTTTCGCCATCAGCAGTGGCTATCGCCTGACGCGCGTCGACACGGCAGAACAGCATCGCCGCGTTGCCGTCGAACTCGATCAGACCCGCCAGGCGGCCCGTGATCAGGTCGCGAAATCCATCTTCGATCGCACCCACGGCGTGATCGAAGATGGATTGAACCTCTATCTCACAAGCGCAAAACAACTGATCGAACAGAACTCTGATCCAGGTGCTGCGATCGCCGAGAACGATCCACGCCTGGCGGCAATGGCGACGAAACACGACTTGAATAAAACCTTGCTGGGCCGCTGGTGCACAGAACTGGAACTCGCAGGGAAAGAGACCCAGCACCCGTTATTCAGCTTCATGAATCCCCCATCGGCAACACCACCCGAGCCCCCAGCCTCGACGACCGAGGATGCGACCCCCGCCGCCGGCCAGGAAGCTCAAGTCCCCGGGCTCATCGTTGACTTCAGCGACACAGAAACGTTTCTGCCCATTCAAGATGGCGTCTCGTTCGGTTTGCGACCGACATCGCGTGGGGACCTGCAAGTCGTTCCGTCGGCCGATGGAACGCAGCTCAGCGTCAGCACGATTGGCGGTTGGAGGCGTGATCCGTTCTGGAACAAGATTTCGCTCTCGCAAGGTACCGAAGTCGATATCGGTACGATCGGCGCCTGGGCACCGTACGGTCGCATGGTCCGCTCGCCCGAATTCCTTCTGACGAAAAACAAGATCTGGTATCTGGTCCGCGGCTCCGTTCGTGCCTATGCCGCTGTGAATTCGCATTTGATCGTGATGGGACCGCTCCATGGATCATTGCTGCGTGAATTCAAGCATTCCGATCACGACTGGCACTGGGTTTCGCACGGACTGGAACTCTACCAGGGCCATCGTCTGCACGTGGAGTTTTCTCCCGGCGACGACGGTCCATGTACGGTGGCCATGATCGTCCAAAGTGAGACGGAACCGTCCCTGCCCAAGGCAGGCTGGAGCGGATTGACTGCCGCGCTGCAGAACGTCCCCAATGACCAACGTGCTTCGATCATTCAGCGTGCATTTCAGCAGGTGGCTCAGAGGCTGACTTCAAAACCATCTGGGGCCACCTCGTCTGCGCGAGCGGCACAGGAGCAGGTCGAGCTGGCCGATTGGTTCGTCCGACACCTGCATCTGTTCTCCCCTGACGATCAATCCATTCGCGTCGACCTTGCCGATCAGGAATCGCGACTTTCAAAACAAGTGCGTTGGGACTCGTCACTCGCTCCGTCGATCCTTGACGGGAACGGTATCGATGAACATTTGCTGGTTCGCGGCAATTCGATTACCCCCAGAGAAACCATTCCTCGCCGCTTTCTCGAAGCCTGTGGCGCCGGAGCGAAGACGGGCTCGGATGTCGCGACGCAGGTGGCTCAGACGCCCGCCGAACCGCTGACAGGAAGCGGTCGAGTCGGACTCGCCGAAGACATGCTGGGTAGTCCGTTGGCAGCTCGAGTAGCCGTGAATCGTATCTGGCACCATCTGTTCGGACGCGGCATCGTGCCATCCGTCGACAACTTCGGCGTCCTGGGTCTGCCCCCGTCCCATCCCGAACTGCTGGATCATCTGGCGACCCGATTCGTCCGCGAAGGGTGGTCGACCAAGTCGATGATTCGCAGTCTGGTACTCAGCCGCACCTATCAAATGTCGAGCCACCCGACACCCGCCGACGCGCCCGATCCGAATAACGAACTTTGGCACCGCATGCCCATCAAACGACTCCAGGGCGAGATCATCCGCGATTCACTGCTCGCCGTTTCAGGACAGCTCGATCCGAAACTGTTTGGCCCCAGTGTTCCGATCCATTTGACGGACTTCATGCAGGGACGCGGGCGCCCCGGAGCCAGTGGCCCCTTGAACGGCGACCGCCGCCGCAGCATCTATATCTCCGTACGACGGAACTTCCTGTCGCCGATGATGCTGGCCTTCGACACGCCCTCGCCCTTCTCGACCGTGGGGCGCCGCACCGTTTCAAATGTGCCAGCTCAGGCCTTGATCCTGATGAACGATCCCTTCGTCGTCGAACAGGCTCATGCGTGGGCGATGTCGGCATTGGTCGATGCCAACGCCACAGACACACAGCGCATCCATCAGTTGTATCTCACGGCCTTCGCACGAAAGCCGTCTGCCGTCGAGGTCTCTGATGCAATCGGGTTCGTCAACGCTCAAGGCGTCAAGACCGTGGAAAGTCAGCGCGAGGCCTGGAGTCACCTATGCCACGTGCTGTTTAACGTCAAAGAATTTGTCTTCATTGAGTAA
- a CDS encoding DUF1501 domain-containing protein, whose protein sequence is MFPCQRYIAQPLTRREMLSQAAHGFGAVALSSMLGHQLASASTAPATNSLMPKDTHFPAKAKHIIFLYMDGGPSQVDSFDPKPVLDKYDGRAPHEVIGKVEPTQFANIGKILKSPWKFKQYGECGMPVSDLFPHIASCADDLAVVRSMISPFSEHTFANYFLHTGHGQQGRPSHGAWVSYGLGSECDDLPAFVILNGGLIPPGGMDCFGSGFLPAAFQGSVFTSGEAPVANIRPNEKTRDLQDAKLALMRRLDKQRLDQLGHVDALESAIANYELAARMQTAVPALMDLGRETKETQEAYGLFDEFPNTRTYGRSCLVARRLIERGVRFIELTCPAGNGDRWDQHSSLVDGHTKNARSVDKPVAALVKDLKQRGLLDQTLIVWCGEFGRTPFAQGSDGRDHNPFGFSIWLAGGGIKGGVIHGATDDFGYRAIENKVEVHDLHATMLHLLGVDHTRQTFRFGGRDMRLTDVHGHVVHEILT, encoded by the coding sequence ATGTTTCCCTGCCAACGCTACATCGCTCAACCACTGACTCGACGCGAAATGCTCTCGCAAGCCGCCCACGGATTCGGGGCCGTGGCGTTGTCGAGCATGCTGGGACATCAACTCGCATCGGCATCGACGGCCCCCGCCACAAATTCGTTGATGCCGAAAGACACGCACTTTCCGGCCAAGGCCAAGCACATCATCTTTCTGTATATGGATGGCGGTCCGTCTCAAGTCGATTCGTTTGACCCCAAACCGGTGCTCGACAAGTACGACGGACGAGCTCCCCATGAAGTCATTGGAAAGGTCGAACCAACTCAGTTCGCCAATATCGGCAAGATTCTGAAATCGCCTTGGAAATTCAAACAGTACGGCGAATGCGGCATGCCGGTCAGCGACCTGTTTCCCCACATCGCGTCGTGCGCCGATGACTTGGCGGTTGTCCGTTCGATGATTTCGCCCTTCTCGGAACATACGTTCGCGAACTATTTCTTGCATACCGGTCACGGCCAGCAGGGACGGCCCAGTCATGGCGCCTGGGTCAGCTATGGACTGGGTTCGGAATGCGATGACCTGCCGGCGTTTGTGATTCTGAACGGTGGATTGATTCCCCCCGGCGGAATGGACTGCTTCGGCAGTGGTTTTCTTCCCGCGGCGTTTCAGGGGTCGGTCTTCACCTCAGGCGAAGCCCCCGTCGCGAACATTCGACCGAACGAGAAAACCCGCGACCTTCAGGATGCAAAACTCGCGCTGATGCGGCGGCTGGACAAACAACGACTGGACCAATTGGGACATGTCGACGCACTCGAATCCGCGATCGCCAACTATGAATTGGCTGCACGGATGCAGACCGCAGTTCCCGCACTGATGGACCTCGGCCGCGAAACGAAGGAAACGCAAGAGGCGTACGGGTTATTCGATGAGTTCCCCAATACGCGAACATACGGACGGTCGTGCCTGGTCGCCCGCCGTTTGATCGAGCGCGGGGTCCGCTTCATCGAGCTGACCTGCCCTGCCGGAAACGGCGATCGTTGGGATCAGCATTCCTCGCTTGTCGACGGACACACCAAGAACGCCCGCTCGGTCGATAAGCCTGTGGCCGCGCTGGTCAAAGATCTGAAACAACGGGGTCTGCTGGATCAGACCTTGATCGTCTGGTGCGGTGAATTCGGTCGGACGCCGTTCGCGCAGGGAAGCGACGGACGTGATCACAATCCGTTTGGCTTTTCCATCTGGTTGGCCGGAGGCGGAATCAAGGGCGGCGTGATCCATGGCGCCACCGACGACTTCGGCTATCGCGCCATCGAAAACAAGGTCGAAGTCCACGACCTGCACGCCACGATGTTGCATCTGCTGGGCGTCGATCACACGCGACAGACGTTCCGCTTTGGCGGTCGCGATATGCGTCTGACCGACGTCCACGGCCATGTCGTTCACGAGATCCTGACATAG
- a CDS encoding bestrophin family protein, translating to MSSYDPHRWTSHLFDVEGSMVREILCRVLASVSWSIGVVLAYQFGPESLHRISIPPTAHSLIGTALGLLLVYRTNSSYDRFWEGRKMWGGIANECRNLARQTGVWLAADRPLMQEVIRWTMAFPYSTMQRIRGAAGIGTVLDGIDEREIQRVEASRHVPLAVARNITSRLLLARQRGVIDGLQLASLDNNVQLLMDYCGACERIRTTPLPFAYAVHLRRVLIVYCFTLPFALVKDYGWTTVLATLFISYILYGIEEIGVEIEDPFGFHINDLPIRSFCESNEFVLSEIRDQIDPI from the coding sequence ATGAGCTCATATGATCCTCATCGCTGGACCAGCCACCTGTTCGATGTCGAAGGGTCGATGGTCCGCGAGATCCTGTGTCGGGTTCTCGCGAGCGTTTCCTGGTCGATTGGGGTCGTGCTGGCCTATCAGTTCGGCCCCGAGTCTCTGCATCGGATCTCGATTCCTCCCACGGCACATTCGCTGATCGGAACCGCCCTTGGGCTGTTGCTCGTATACCGCACAAATTCGTCCTACGATCGCTTCTGGGAAGGCCGGAAGATGTGGGGTGGGATCGCGAACGAATGCCGAAACCTGGCGCGGCAAACGGGGGTCTGGTTGGCTGCCGATCGCCCCCTGATGCAAGAAGTCATCCGCTGGACGATGGCCTTTCCGTACTCAACGATGCAACGGATTCGGGGAGCGGCCGGAATTGGAACGGTGCTGGACGGCATTGATGAACGTGAGATTCAGCGCGTCGAAGCGTCACGTCATGTTCCGCTTGCCGTCGCTCGAAATATTACCTCACGGCTATTGCTCGCCCGTCAGCGGGGTGTGATCGACGGTCTGCAACTGGCGTCACTCGACAACAATGTGCAGTTGCTGATGGACTATTGTGGTGCGTGCGAGCGAATCCGGACGACTCCTCTTCCATTTGCCTATGCCGTGCACCTGCGGCGAGTGCTGATTGTCTACTGTTTCACGCTGCCGTTTGCACTGGTCAAGGATTACGGCTGGACCACGGTCCTGGCGACACTGTTTATCTCTTACATACTTTACGGCATCGAAGAGATCGGCGTGGAGATTGAAGACCCCTTCGGTTTCCACATCAATGACCTGCCGATTCGTTCGTTCTGTGAAAGCAACGAGTTTGTCTTGTCAGAAATTCGCGATCAGATTGATCCGATCTGA
- a CDS encoding sigma-54 interaction domain-containing protein, producing MSTGGNGKSVSPVLEGMIGSGTAMTDVYRLTRQVAATSATVLLMGETGTGKELVARALHELSPRASGPFIRVNCGALSESLLESELFGHVKGAFTSAHENRTGRFEAAHGGTIFLDEINSMSYTLQVKLLRVLQEQEFERVGDTKTVRVDCRIVAATNRDLLDEIDADRFREDLYYRLNVVPIYLPPLRDRSEDIESLVIFFAKKYAAANGRPIPRIPSDVISMLQAYSWPGNVRELQNYIERATVLCTSETLTMDLFPPHVRGLAPVRISRAKSGGIQKMCSELVTLGLMEAGDDAQDIHEKIVSLVEKEVLLQVLRTCQGTQTKAAVRLGINRNTLHKKIEDYSLQSEAR from the coding sequence ATGAGTACGGGCGGGAATGGCAAGTCGGTTTCACCTGTGCTGGAAGGCATGATTGGTAGCGGCACGGCGATGACGGATGTCTATCGGCTGACGCGTCAAGTCGCCGCAACGTCGGCAACTGTGCTGCTGATGGGAGAGACGGGGACCGGCAAGGAATTGGTCGCGCGCGCGCTGCATGAACTGAGCCCCCGCGCGTCGGGCCCATTCATCCGCGTCAACTGTGGCGCCTTGAGCGAAAGCCTGCTGGAAAGCGAACTCTTCGGCCACGTGAAAGGGGCCTTCACGAGCGCTCACGAGAACCGTACCGGGCGATTCGAGGCCGCACACGGCGGCACGATTTTCCTCGATGAAATCAACTCGATGAGTTACACGCTGCAAGTCAAACTTTTACGAGTCTTGCAAGAACAGGAATTTGAGCGCGTGGGTGACACCAAGACGGTGCGCGTCGATTGCCGGATCGTCGCCGCGACCAATCGCGACCTTTTGGACGAAATCGACGCGGACCGCTTCCGGGAAGACCTTTATTACCGCCTGAACGTCGTACCGATTTACCTACCACCGTTGCGCGATCGATCCGAAGACATCGAATCCCTGGTGATTTTTTTCGCCAAGAAGTACGCGGCGGCCAATGGCCGTCCAATCCCGCGGATTCCCAGCGATGTGATTTCAATGCTGCAGGCTTATTCGTGGCCTGGAAATGTCCGCGAGCTACAAAACTACATCGAACGGGCCACAGTGCTCTGTACGTCGGAAACCCTGACGATGGACCTGTTTCCGCCTCACGTTCGGGGGCTCGCTCCCGTTCGGATCAGCCGCGCCAAATCGGGCGGCATCCAGAAGATGTGCAGCGAACTGGTCACACTCGGCCTGATGGAAGCCGGCGACGATGCGCAGGACATCCACGAAAAGATCGTGTCGCTGGTCGAAAAAGAAGTGCTGCTGCAGGTCTTGCGCACCTGCCAAGGCACACAAACCAAGGCCGCCGTACGTCTCGGGATCAATCGGAACACACTGCACAAGAAGATCGAGGATTACAGCCTGCAGTCCGAGGCGCGATAG
- a CDS encoding DUF1501 domain-containing protein produces MLNQSGCRPSDHPGMPRRHLLQVGGLGLIGAGMSDLAKLEACAAGGADRILGRAKSVVLIFQAGGPSQHETFDPKPESPSEIRGEYGTAQTGLPGVHFCEYLPKLAARTNLFSLVRTMHHTAERQFRNEHSSCFYLLHTGTTELPVGDTNASISTARAGRISWPNIGSMIAYAAPPPPAVGWPAVVEIPRINQMSYPGREPGMLGPRFSRWGVDLAPKCNAKDAGGSCPNCYSHDDPNDLARAPGTGPHAWWDNTSCRNPDFHLPDLGSGFAVSGAQIQHRSQLLRQLDGLRRAAEQGAVPRSSLEWDAHHEQALRLLNATRPGRQNPFDLTHETDATRDRYGREEWGQGFLVARRLIEAGVRMVQVNLRGWDTHQNAFRDLKGKLLPSIDHCLSGFLDDLSERGLLEQTLVVMCGEMGRTPRISPISPGGKNASGELFTPGRHHWGDVFPCLLAGGGIVSGRVIGATDAHGGVPITEAYTPADLAATIFQQLGIGPDCEFHDATGRPFRVYRGEPIRGLF; encoded by the coding sequence ATGTTGAATCAATCCGGTTGTCGACCGAGCGATCATCCTGGCATGCCCCGCCGTCACTTGTTGCAAGTGGGGGGACTCGGGCTGATCGGTGCCGGAATGTCGGATCTGGCAAAACTAGAGGCTTGTGCTGCAGGGGGAGCCGATCGGATCCTCGGGCGCGCAAAGTCTGTTGTCCTGATTTTTCAAGCAGGCGGGCCTTCGCAGCACGAGACGTTTGATCCTAAGCCGGAATCACCCAGCGAAATCCGTGGCGAGTACGGAACCGCACAAACGGGTTTACCGGGAGTTCATTTTTGCGAGTACCTGCCGAAACTCGCGGCGCGAACGAACCTGTTTTCGCTCGTCAGAACAATGCATCACACGGCGGAAAGACAGTTCCGCAATGAGCACAGCAGTTGTTTTTACCTGCTTCACACCGGCACCACCGAATTGCCTGTGGGGGATACGAACGCCTCGATCTCTACGGCCAGGGCAGGAAGGATCTCCTGGCCCAATATCGGTTCGATGATTGCCTATGCGGCTCCGCCGCCGCCCGCAGTGGGATGGCCCGCCGTCGTCGAGATTCCCCGTATCAATCAGATGAGCTATCCGGGGCGCGAACCTGGCATGTTGGGGCCTCGATTTTCGCGTTGGGGCGTCGACCTGGCGCCGAAGTGCAACGCGAAAGATGCAGGCGGCTCCTGCCCGAACTGCTACAGCCATGACGATCCCAATGATCTGGCGCGCGCACCGGGAACGGGACCTCACGCCTGGTGGGACAACACAAGTTGTCGAAATCCTGACTTTCATTTGCCCGATCTGGGAAGCGGATTTGCCGTCTCTGGAGCGCAGATCCAGCATCGATCGCAACTTTTGCGGCAACTGGATGGATTGCGCCGGGCGGCGGAACAGGGGGCGGTTCCGCGTTCTTCGCTTGAGTGGGACGCGCACCACGAACAGGCGCTGCGGTTGTTGAATGCCACGCGTCCTGGGCGTCAAAATCCATTCGATCTGACGCACGAGACGGATGCCACCCGCGATCGATACGGTCGGGAAGAATGGGGACAAGGTTTTCTGGTGGCGCGGCGTTTGATTGAGGCCGGGGTGCGGATGGTGCAGGTCAATCTGCGTGGGTGGGACACGCATCAGAACGCATTTCGTGATCTCAAAGGAAAACTGCTGCCTTCCATTGATCACTGTCTGAGCGGGTTTCTCGACGATTTGTCCGAACGCGGCCTGCTTGAGCAGACGCTGGTCGTCATGTGCGGAGAAATGGGGCGAACTCCTCGGATTTCCCCGATCTCGCCGGGCGGAAAAAACGCGTCGGGTGAACTGTTCACTCCAGGCCGGCACCACTGGGGCGATGTCTTTCCGTGCTTGCTGGCAGGGGGAGGAATTGTCTCGGGGCGTGTCATCGGCGCGACCGATGCCCATGGCGGAGTTCCGATCACCGAGGCATATACCCCGGCGGATCTCGCCGCGACCATCTTCCAGCAGTTGGGAATCGGACCTGACTGCGAATTCCACGATGCCACCGGACGGCCGTTTCGTGTCTATCGTGGTGAACCAATTCGCGGTTTGTTTTAG
- a CDS encoding response regulator, with the protein MTPQILVCDDEPHVIRAISLRLSRADFDVKGVLDVDSCWRWLEQHSAPALLIIDDALPTPAATADFLARIRREQRFADLSVIRLVAGQDESFHEQFEFEDVLAKPFSSHELFESVCHMLGCDSGTLMAASQGPTSRGRGAFATV; encoded by the coding sequence ATGACCCCACAAATCCTGGTTTGCGACGATGAGCCCCATGTCATTCGTGCGATTTCTCTCAGACTCTCACGAGCGGATTTCGACGTAAAGGGTGTGCTGGATGTGGATTCCTGCTGGCGATGGCTCGAGCAGCATTCCGCGCCGGCGCTCCTGATTATCGACGATGCATTGCCGACGCCCGCCGCGACTGCGGACTTTTTGGCGCGCATCCGCCGTGAACAACGTTTTGCCGATCTTTCTGTGATCCGCCTGGTTGCGGGCCAAGACGAGTCGTTCCATGAACAGTTCGAGTTCGAAGACGTTCTCGCGAAGCCATTCAGTTCGCACGAGTTGTTCGAATCGGTGTGCCATATGCTTGGATGCGATTCGGGAACACTGATGGCAGCATCTCAGGGCCCGACATCGCGAGGTCGGGGTGCATTCGCGACCGTCTAG